One window from the genome of Asterias rubens chromosome 11, eAstRub1.3, whole genome shotgun sequence encodes:
- the LOC117296591 gene encoding betaine--homocysteine S-methyltransferase 1-like — MSSLNRSSGLLDRLRSGESVVCAEGYLFAFERRGYLKAGAFVPEVVLEHPELVRQQYEEFVHAGSDVVLAFTYYAHREKMALIGRENDIERINRAALRIAREVADQTGTMMAGNICNTTMYDSNDPGCRKGIDDQFKEQIEWAVEAGADFIVGETFGDVGEAMLALEAIKAYGRGLPSVITMSIYQSTTVGGKLATLDGVEMCAAFQLLESAGADVLGLNCARGPATTLPLLKELKSVLKVPLAALPVVYRTTEDAPNMQALNDPLSGKQLFPTNLDCAACTRDDIVSFGKDCVELGVQYVGLCCGNAAHYTRSLCESLGRNPPASRYSADMSQHFVYGSDDKLHKYNQEHVKSFLTS, encoded by the exons ATGAGTTCCCTAAATCGAAGCAGTG GTTTATTGGATCGCCTTCGTAGCGGTGAGAGTGTGGTGTGTGCCGAGGGATACCTATTTGCTTTCGAGAGGCGAGGTTACCTGAAGGCCGGAGCGTTTGTCCCGGAGGTCGTCTTGGAGCACCCGGAGCTCGTCCGCCAGCAGTACGAGGAGTTCGTACACGCCGGTAGTGATGTCGTCCTGGCTTTTACG TATTATGCTCACCGGGAAAAGATGGCCTTGATCGGCCGTGAAAATGACATTGAACGCATCAACCGAGCAGCCCTACGTATTGCTAGGGAGGTTGCTGATCAGACCGGCACGATGATGGCTGGCAATATATGCAACACTACCATGTATGATTCAAACGACCCGGGCTGCAGGAAAGGAATTGATGACCAGTTTAAG GAGCAAATTGAATGGGCTGTTGAAGCTGGAGCAGATTTCATCGTTGGTGAGACTTTCGGTGATGTGGGTGAAGCGATGCTAGCCCTTGAAGCTATTAAGGCGTATGGTCGAG GGCTCCCATCTGTAATCACAATGTCGATCTATCAGAGCACCACGGTGGGCGGTAAATTGGCAACATTAGACGGCGTAGAAATGTGCGCAGCGTTCCAACTCCTCGAGTCTGCCGGAGCGGATGTTCTGGGTCTGAACTGCGCCCGTGGCCCGGCCACCACCTTACCCCTATTGAAAGAGCTGAAAAGTGTTTTGAAG GTACCCCTAGCAGCCCTCCCTGTTGTTTATCGTACAACCGAAGACGCCCCAAACATGCAGGCTCTCAATGATCCATTGAGTG GAAAGCAACTCTTCCCTACCAACTTGGACTGCGCCGCTTGCACTCGTGACGACATAGTCTCCTTCGGGAAGGATTGTGTGGAGTTGGGCGTCCAATATGTGGGACTCTGCTGTGGCAATGCCGCCCACTACACACGCTCCCTCTGCGAGAGCCTCGGTCGCAACCCACCGGCGTCTAGGTACTCTGCCGATATGAGTCAGCATTTTGTATACGGTAGTGATGACAAATTGCATAAGTATAATCAGGAGCACGTGAAGAGCTTCCTCACGTCATAA